A single window of Halobacillus naozhouensis DNA harbors:
- a CDS encoding quaternary amine ABC transporter ATP-binding protein translates to MPIIEVKDLSKIFGRNAKKATKYLDEGLSKEEILEKTGNTVGVNRASFDVEEGEIFVIMGLSGSGKSTLVRLINRLIEPTEGSVYIDGEDLAKIDKQKLREVRRQKLSMVFQRFALFPHRTILENAEFGLEVQGVDKEERKKKAKESLEMVGLGGYIQQFPGQLSGGMQQRVGLARALANDPEVLLMDEAFSALDPLIRKEMQDELLELQESMKKTILFITHDLDEALRIGDRIALMKDGRIVQVGTPEEILVNPANEYVEKFVEDVDRSKVLTAEHVMKRPETVDVEKHGPRTALERMRKEGLSSIYVTDAKRNLHGYVTADDVAEAAKNEERSLKTILRSEVPQVQKNTSVQEIFTIIHDAPVPVAVVEEGKLLGIIVRGSVLAALAGNEVNVNENNS, encoded by the coding sequence GTTTATCTAAAGAAGAAATACTAGAAAAGACCGGAAACACAGTGGGTGTTAATCGAGCATCCTTTGATGTGGAGGAAGGTGAAATTTTTGTCATCATGGGCCTTTCTGGAAGTGGTAAATCTACTTTAGTTCGTTTAATTAATAGATTAATTGAACCAACAGAAGGCAGTGTGTACATTGACGGAGAAGACTTGGCGAAAATTGATAAGCAAAAGTTAAGGGAAGTACGCCGGCAGAAATTGAGCATGGTTTTCCAACGCTTTGCTCTGTTCCCTCATCGAACAATTTTGGAAAATGCCGAGTTCGGTCTGGAAGTACAAGGGGTCGATAAGGAAGAACGGAAGAAAAAAGCGAAAGAATCGCTGGAAATGGTAGGGCTTGGAGGTTACATTCAACAATTTCCTGGACAGCTCTCAGGCGGAATGCAGCAGCGTGTCGGTTTAGCCCGTGCTCTTGCTAATGACCCGGAAGTGTTATTGATGGACGAAGCTTTCTCAGCACTGGATCCACTTATTCGAAAAGAGATGCAGGATGAACTGCTCGAACTGCAAGAGTCGATGAAGAAAACGATTTTGTTTATTACCCACGATCTAGATGAAGCACTGCGGATCGGGGATCGAATTGCGCTGATGAAGGACGGACGAATTGTACAAGTCGGAACTCCAGAAGAAATTCTGGTTAATCCAGCGAATGAGTATGTTGAGAAATTCGTTGAAGATGTCGACCGTTCTAAAGTTTTAACAGCGGAACACGTCATGAAGCGTCCAGAAACAGTAGATGTTGAGAAGCATGGTCCGAGAACTGCGCTTGAACGCATGCGCAAAGAAGGCCTCTCAAGTATTTATGTTACCGATGCGAAGAGGAATCTTCATGGCTATGTCACGGCTGACGATGTAGCAGAGGCAGCTAAAAATGAAGAAAGAAGCTTAAAAACGATTTTGCGATCAGAGGTTCCACAAGTGCAAAAAAATACCTCGGTGCAAGAAATCTTTACGATTATTCACGATGCACCAGTTCCTGTTGCAGTTGTTGAAGAAGGAAAGCTGCTCGGAATTATTGTAAGAGGTTCCGTTCTGGCCGCATTAGCTGGAAATGAGGTGAATGTAAATGAAAATAATTCCTAA
- a CDS encoding ABC transporter permease produces MKIIPKLPVAEWVSAATEWTTDTFEFLFDFIKEDFGNFIEFFAEGLLMGIPIWLFIVVVGLIAFFISGKRIGLTAFSVIGLWFIQNQELWPELMNTFTLVIFASLISVIIGVPFGIWMAKSKVVQSILTPILDFMQTMPAFVYLIPAVAFFSIGMVPGVFASVIFATPPTVRFTNLGIRQVSHQLIEASDAFGTTGFQKLFKVQLPMAKKTIMAGINQTVMLALSMVVIASMIGAKGLGQTVITGLQRAEVGTGFVAGLGIVILAIIIDRFTQNLNTQRGDQA; encoded by the coding sequence ATGAAAATAATTCCTAAGTTACCAGTAGCTGAATGGGTTTCTGCAGCTACGGAATGGACCACAGATACATTTGAATTTCTATTTGATTTTATTAAAGAAGATTTCGGTAATTTTATAGAGTTTTTTGCAGAAGGACTGCTAATGGGGATTCCTATTTGGTTATTTATTGTCGTCGTTGGACTAATTGCCTTCTTTATTTCAGGCAAAAGAATAGGACTCACAGCCTTTTCTGTAATTGGACTTTGGTTTATTCAGAACCAGGAGCTATGGCCAGAGTTGATGAACACGTTTACCTTAGTTATATTTGCTAGTTTAATCTCGGTCATCATCGGTGTTCCATTCGGGATATGGATGGCGAAAAGCAAAGTCGTACAAAGCATTTTGACACCAATTTTGGATTTCATGCAGACGATGCCAGCCTTTGTTTACTTAATACCGGCTGTTGCCTTCTTTAGTATCGGGATGGTCCCTGGTGTGTTTGCTTCTGTTATCTTTGCGACACCGCCAACCGTACGTTTTACAAACCTTGGGATTCGCCAGGTTTCTCATCAGTTAATTGAAGCATCTGATGCCTTTGGTACAACAGGCTTTCAGAAGCTATTTAAAGTCCAGCTGCCTATGGCTAAGAAAACGATTATGGCAGGAATCAACCAAACGGTTATGCTGGCACTGTCCATGGTAGTTATTGCATCTATGATCGGTGCCAAGGGACTGGGTCAGACAGTTATTACAGGTCTTCAGCGTGCTGAAGTAGGTACAGGTTTTGTTGCGGGTCTGGGTATTGTTATTTTAGCGATTATCATTGACCGCTTCACACAAAATCTAAATACGCAACGCGGAGATCAAGCTTAA
- a CDS encoding glycine betaine ABC transporter substrate-binding protein: MFNLNLKRLGIAAGLSLTLVAAGCGSSEEDSSNASGGEGEANYGEQLDYTITGIEAGAGVVAAAQDAVKEYDSLAGWEVSTSSSGAMATALGDAIENEEPIVVTGWSPHWKFEKYDLKYLKDPKGVFGEAEKIKTMVRKGLKEDKPNAYKILDQFKWSSEDIQSVMLDINEGTAPEEAAKAWIEKNQDKVSSWTKGTEKVDGKSVELVYVNWDTEIASTNVVAEVLKQQGFDVTITPLNNGPMWEAVAEGEVTGMVAAWLPGTHGDLYAEYKDSLVDLGANLKGAKIGLVVPSYMDVESIEDLQPKE; this comes from the coding sequence ATGTTTAATTTAAACTTGAAACGTCTAGGAATTGCTGCAGGTCTTTCACTTACACTTGTGGCAGCTGGTTGCGGATCTTCTGAAGAAGATAGCTCAAACGCAAGCGGAGGCGAAGGTGAAGCAAATTATGGGGAACAATTAGATTACACCATCACAGGTATTGAAGCAGGTGCTGGTGTAGTAGCAGCAGCTCAGGATGCTGTAAAAGAATACGACAGTCTTGCTGGGTGGGAAGTGTCAACTTCTTCCTCAGGCGCTATGGCGACAGCTTTAGGCGACGCGATTGAAAATGAAGAGCCAATCGTAGTAACAGGCTGGTCACCTCACTGGAAATTTGAAAAATATGATTTGAAATATCTAAAAGATCCTAAAGGTGTTTTTGGGGAAGCAGAAAAGATTAAAACAATGGTTCGTAAAGGATTGAAAGAAGATAAGCCAAATGCTTATAAGATTCTTGATCAGTTCAAGTGGTCTTCTGAAGACATTCAAAGTGTTATGTTAGATATTAATGAAGGAACAGCTCCAGAAGAAGCTGCGAAGGCATGGATTGAAAAGAACCAGGACAAAGTAAGCTCTTGGACTAAAGGCACTGAAAAAGTTGATGGAAAGAGTGTCGAGCTTGTGTATGTAAATTGGGATACTGAAATTGCGTCAACGAATGTTGTAGCAGAAGTATTGAAACAACAAGGGTTTGACGTAACGATTACACCGCTTAATAATGGTCCAATGTGGGAAGCTGTTGCAGAAGGTGAAGTAACAGGAATGGTAGCTGCCTGGCTTCCAGGAACCCACGGTGACCTATATGCAGAGTATAAAGATAGTTTAGTTGATTTAGGTGCCAACCTGAAAGGCGCTAAAATAGGACTTGTTGTACCATCTTATATGGATGTAGAATCCATTGAAGATCTTCAGCCAAAAGAATAA
- a CDS encoding YtxH domain-containing protein, whose protein sequence is MPNAKSLVLGMIVGGVAGAAYTLLNTPSSGRDFRENAKLKSENLKTTILSLKEEGFQLKDQIAQTSKEGAELIKELSEDVKQSIESWKQTVEPHQKKIQSYLEQIEDSLKELEEKAKAEQSTDTQPSHEVVNHQ, encoded by the coding sequence ATGCCAAACGCAAAATCACTCGTCCTCGGAATGATTGTAGGTGGAGTCGCTGGAGCAGCTTATACATTGCTTAACACACCATCGTCTGGACGTGACTTCCGTGAAAATGCCAAGCTGAAAAGCGAGAACTTGAAAACAACGATCCTAAGTTTGAAAGAAGAAGGATTTCAGCTGAAAGATCAAATTGCTCAAACCTCTAAAGAAGGCGCAGAACTCATCAAAGAATTATCAGAAGATGTGAAACAATCTATCGAAAGCTGGAAACAAACCGTTGAACCTCATCAGAAGAAAATTCAAAGCTATCTGGAACAAATCGAAGACAGCTTAAAGGAACTTGAGGAAAAAGCGAAGGCTGAACAGAGTACAGATACTCAGCCGAGTCATGAAGTGGTTAATCACCAATAG